A DNA window from Hymenobacter aquaticus contains the following coding sequences:
- a CDS encoding cytochrome C oxidase subunit IV family protein: MAHHATDHTQPTGEIPRPVTGWIWKTFFVLVGVTALEFAVTFIMDPSTFRNSILIVLTIFKAFFIVAEFMHLKHETKGLIWSILVPMALLIWLMVALITEGSAIGEAIYNAFK; the protein is encoded by the coding sequence ATGGCTCATCACGCAACTGACCACACCCAGCCAACCGGTGAGATTCCGCGCCCCGTCACGGGCTGGATCTGGAAAACGTTCTTCGTTCTGGTAGGCGTTACGGCCCTCGAGTTTGCCGTAACCTTCATTATGGACCCCAGCACCTTCCGGAACTCGATTCTGATTGTGCTGACCATCTTCAAGGCTTTCTTCATCGTGGCGGAGTTCATGCACCTCAAGCATGAAACCAAGGGCCTGATCTGGTCGATTCTGGTGCCGATGGCGCTGCTGATCTGGCTGATGGTGGCTCTGATTACCGAGGGCTCGGCTATTGGCGAGGCCATCTACAACGCCTTTAAGTAA
- a CDS encoding SCO family protein has product MRPKQTLVLGLILLLPVLAFLFLKTFGTNRFALPTYLPDRVDSTQVGGEWQRDTVFHTLRDFRLPSQSGRVVSQQDLKGGLYVASFFFATCPGACPKVNSQLMRVQEKFRKEPRVKLVSFTVDPEHDSVAVLARYAERYGAIAGKWFFLTGNKAELYRLATEEFRLPAPAGAAPGIVHSQNLYLVDRNHQVRGIYDGTKPREVERLITEISVLLYTYDHDKSGH; this is encoded by the coding sequence ATGCGGCCCAAGCAAACCCTGGTTCTGGGCCTCATTCTGCTCTTGCCGGTACTAGCGTTTTTGTTTCTAAAAACCTTCGGTACTAATCGTTTCGCGCTGCCAACGTACCTGCCCGACCGTGTCGATTCGACGCAGGTGGGCGGGGAGTGGCAGCGCGATACTGTTTTTCATACCCTGCGTGATTTTCGCCTGCCTTCCCAGTCGGGGCGCGTGGTAAGCCAGCAGGACCTGAAAGGCGGGCTGTACGTGGCCAGTTTCTTTTTTGCCACCTGCCCCGGCGCCTGCCCCAAGGTCAATAGCCAGCTGATGCGGGTGCAGGAGAAGTTCCGCAAAGAGCCCCGCGTGAAGCTCGTGTCTTTCACCGTCGACCCCGAGCACGACTCGGTGGCGGTGCTGGCCCGCTACGCCGAGCGGTACGGTGCTATTGCCGGCAAGTGGTTTTTCCTGACCGGCAACAAAGCTGAGCTGTACCGGTTAGCAACGGAGGAGTTTCGCCTGCCCGCGCCCGCGGGAGCCGCCCCCGGCATCGTGCACAGCCAGAACCTGTACCTGGTGGACCGCAACCACCAGGTGCGGGGCATTTACGACGGCACCAAGCCGCGGGAGGTAGAGCGCCTCATCACCGAAATCAGCGTTTTGCTGTACACCTATGACCACGACAAGTCCGGTCACTAA
- a CDS encoding DUF420 domain-containing protein, with protein sequence MIILGVAIPVVVAILHFFSKSFHIAGAQVKFLPAVNAVLNSLTAVCLLLGYYFIRQKQVLRHRAMMGTAFLLGALFLVSYVMYHSQVESTKFGGEGLIRGVYYFILLSHILLAAVTVGLVLFTLYFALTEQFAKHRRIARWTFPIWLYVSVTGVIVYFMISPYYT encoded by the coding sequence ATGATCATCCTGGGAGTGGCTATACCAGTGGTAGTAGCCATTCTGCATTTTTTCTCCAAGTCATTTCACATTGCCGGCGCGCAGGTCAAGTTCCTGCCGGCCGTCAATGCCGTGCTGAACTCCCTGACGGCAGTGTGTCTGCTACTGGGCTACTACTTCATCCGGCAGAAGCAGGTGCTCAGGCACCGGGCCATGATGGGTACCGCCTTCCTGCTGGGGGCCTTGTTCCTGGTGTCGTACGTGATGTACCATTCCCAGGTCGAATCGACGAAGTTCGGGGGGGAAGGCCTGATTCGCGGCGTGTACTACTTTATCCTGCTCAGCCACATCCTGCTGGCCGCCGTGACGGTGGGCCTGGTGCTGTTTACGCTGTACTTTGCCCTGACCGAGCAGTTTGCCAAACACCGCCGCATTGCCCGCTGGACCTTTCCCATCTGGCTTTACGTTTCCGTAACGGGCGTTATCGTGTACTTCATGATTTCGCCGTACTATACCTGA
- a CDS encoding DUF983 domain-containing protein: MFKYSALNLTKFDDMYEACPDCGQHYEPEVGFYWGAMYVSYGFSVGIVVLVGVLLYYLAHDPPVWVYVSTVAAAVLLLTPLLFRYARAVMLYFFGGVHYKPPR, encoded by the coding sequence TTGTTTAAGTACTCGGCCCTGAATCTGACGAAGTTCGACGACATGTACGAGGCGTGCCCCGACTGTGGGCAGCATTACGAGCCGGAAGTGGGATTTTACTGGGGTGCCATGTACGTCAGCTACGGCTTCTCCGTAGGCATTGTGGTGCTGGTGGGCGTGCTGCTCTACTACCTGGCCCACGACCCGCCGGTTTGGGTGTACGTCAGCACCGTGGCCGCGGCCGTGCTGCTGCTCACGCCGCTGCTGTTTCGCTACGCTAGGGCCGTGATGCTATACTTCTTCGGCGGCGTCCACTACAAGCCGCCCCGTTGA
- a CDS encoding sensor histidine kinase, which translates to MKSSRFSPLVLLLAACICFVGAYLSNRFGARASGVLVHTDVVRLQNLVEGAEHTAQREANEVARRLQSGELNFGTLVGHTTYPCFVFRGEKLLYWSDHTTRPEPENAAQSFREKLVEMRFGYYLALRQPAGPYVVLTYVPLEKRYGISNRYLREGSDKALFKGLNVRIMPNMPGSRLPWLRSEEGKYLFSVESLQPNPITGKYLLLAFLLLGTGLYVVGWLLQARRLLRRGNILAGAASVVVPLAVYRAALLYLGLPFSVVELPLFDPRVYAASWLSPSLGDLLINAFLLLLTAYYVLLLFRRYGVVRQVRHVEGLGARAAVGTVVVFAFLGLLELLFHFYSNSFNNSQLVLDITQNIQVSGFKLLLCFAIVLHTGSYLVGFYILSQSFIAIGRPSSKRLGASMLALATLVILPAGVVLGEAQAILLGLTLLFFLVVRLTGLKQIASIMPYQVYLFIFLMLGISSAVGALALYEHFDRQLVLTKQKIAGNLLVDNDLQGEYLLAERSRELAADPLIRSMLASPFANQDVVRQKIVKYYLRDYFDKYEVTVTLFDPAGKPIQEAKKKPGLAATRQQLLRAALPTDQPNLYLIRNPSSFSTRRYVSFVGVPSPRGGVSTVLLELSLKKLTANSVVPELLVDQKFFQPSLGPELSYAGFEHSRLVYNEGDFDYANRLSLQQLQDPRLYTTGLSVDGFHHFAVRGPQNRTAVVTTATYSFADWLANFSFLFLLHTFFWLVAIGIYMLARGRYFEAFRTNFSTKIQLFLNFGILVPLIVVSIATASQVTSSYKRDLLRTYERRGKAVQENLLKNRAVLADSSSRAALVDLADNVSGLTETDLNLYDAQGELLVSSQPLIFESGLLSPLMNPQAAAALAEQAQPRVLLTERAGTLSFNSLYLPLRTTVGPERANVVVGYVGIPFFDSEKELDNKLIELISTILNIFTVMFILFLILTFIASRLLTSPLKVLTEKLKHTTLTGQNEMLAYESSDEIGLLVREYNAMLLKLEESKQELATQEKEAAWREMARQVAHEIKNPLTPMKLSLQFLQKAIAEKRPNAEELIGKISQTLITQVDVLSDIATSFSNFTNLPAMRPERLDVASILRRCVGLHQGGARGGSIELELPQEAEEGRYVVFADENLLVRTFNNLLINALQAVPDSRRPLITASIEPVPDSDRVRVCIQDNGAGIPETVRDKVFVPNFTTKESGSGIGLAVARRGIESAGGRIWFETEEGAGTTFCIELPLAPA; encoded by the coding sequence TTGAAGTCGTCCCGTTTTTCTCCGCTTGTTCTGCTGCTGGCTGCCTGCATTTGCTTTGTGGGCGCCTACCTCAGCAACCGTTTTGGAGCGCGGGCCTCCGGCGTGCTGGTACACACCGACGTGGTGCGCCTCCAGAACCTGGTGGAAGGAGCCGAGCACACGGCCCAGCGGGAAGCCAATGAAGTAGCCCGCCGCCTGCAGAGCGGGGAGCTGAACTTTGGTACGCTCGTCGGCCATACCACCTATCCGTGCTTCGTCTTCCGGGGCGAAAAACTCCTGTACTGGTCGGACCACACGACGCGGCCCGAGCCGGAGAATGCCGCCCAGAGCTTCCGCGAGAAGCTGGTGGAAATGCGCTTTGGCTACTACCTGGCCTTGCGCCAGCCGGCGGGGCCCTACGTGGTGCTCACCTACGTACCCCTGGAAAAGCGCTACGGCATCAGCAACCGGTACCTGCGCGAAGGATCCGACAAGGCCCTGTTCAAGGGGCTGAACGTGCGTATTATGCCCAACATGCCCGGCTCCCGGCTGCCGTGGCTGCGCTCGGAGGAAGGCAAATACTTGTTTTCGGTGGAAAGCCTGCAGCCCAATCCGATTACGGGCAAATACCTGCTGCTGGCGTTTCTGCTGCTGGGTACGGGCCTCTACGTGGTGGGCTGGCTGTTGCAGGCCCGGCGGCTGTTGCGGCGCGGCAACATCCTGGCGGGGGCGGCCAGCGTGGTCGTACCGCTGGCCGTGTACCGGGCCGCGCTGCTGTACCTGGGGCTGCCGTTTTCGGTGGTCGAGCTGCCTCTGTTTGATCCGCGGGTGTACGCCGCCTCCTGGTTGTCGCCCTCGCTCGGCGACTTGCTCATCAACGCGTTTCTGCTGCTGCTGACGGCCTACTACGTGCTGCTGCTGTTCCGGCGCTACGGCGTGGTGCGGCAGGTGCGGCACGTGGAAGGGCTGGGCGCGCGGGCAGCTGTGGGCACGGTCGTGGTATTTGCGTTTCTGGGGTTGCTGGAACTGCTGTTTCATTTCTACTCCAACAGTTTCAACAACTCCCAGCTGGTCCTGGACATCACCCAGAACATCCAGGTGTCGGGGTTTAAGCTTTTGCTGTGCTTTGCCATCGTGCTGCACACGGGCAGCTACCTGGTCGGGTTTTATATTCTGTCCCAGTCCTTTATTGCCATCGGGCGGCCCAGCTCCAAGCGGCTGGGCGCCTCGATGCTGGCCCTGGCGACGCTGGTGATTCTGCCGGCGGGCGTGGTGCTGGGCGAGGCGCAGGCCATTCTGCTGGGGCTCACGCTGCTGTTTTTTCTGGTGGTGCGCCTTACCGGACTCAAGCAGATTGCCTCCATCATGCCCTACCAGGTGTATCTGTTCATCTTCCTGATGCTGGGTATCAGCTCGGCAGTGGGGGCGTTGGCGTTGTATGAGCACTTCGACCGGCAGCTGGTGCTTACCAAGCAGAAGATAGCCGGCAACCTGCTCGTCGATAACGATTTGCAGGGTGAATACCTGCTGGCCGAGCGCAGCCGCGAACTGGCCGCCGACCCGCTGATTCGCTCGATGCTGGCCAGCCCGTTTGCCAACCAGGACGTGGTGCGCCAGAAAATCGTGAAGTACTATCTGCGCGACTATTTCGACAAGTACGAAGTCACGGTGACGCTCTTCGACCCGGCCGGCAAGCCCATTCAGGAGGCGAAGAAAAAGCCCGGCCTGGCGGCCACGCGCCAACAGCTGCTGCGCGCCGCCCTGCCCACCGACCAGCCCAACCTCTACCTGATCCGCAACCCCAGCTCGTTCAGCACCCGGCGCTACGTGTCGTTTGTGGGCGTGCCCAGTCCGCGCGGGGGCGTGAGTACGGTGCTGCTGGAGCTGTCGTTGAAGAAGCTCACGGCCAACAGCGTGGTGCCCGAGCTGCTGGTCGACCAGAAGTTTTTCCAGCCCAGCCTGGGCCCCGAGCTTAGCTACGCCGGCTTCGAGCACAGCCGGCTGGTGTACAACGAAGGCGACTTCGACTACGCCAACCGCCTCTCGTTGCAGCAGCTCCAAGACCCGCGCCTCTACACCACGGGCCTGTCGGTCGATGGGTTTCACCACTTTGCCGTGCGCGGCCCCCAGAACCGCACGGCAGTCGTTACCACGGCCACCTACTCCTTTGCCGACTGGCTGGCCAACTTCTCTTTCCTGTTTCTGCTGCACACCTTTTTCTGGCTGGTGGCCATCGGCATCTACATGCTGGCCCGGGGACGGTACTTCGAGGCGTTCCGGACCAACTTCAGCACCAAGATTCAGCTGTTTCTCAACTTCGGTATCTTGGTGCCGCTTATCGTGGTCAGCATTGCCACGGCCAGCCAGGTGACGAGCTCCTACAAGCGCGACCTGCTGCGCACCTACGAGCGGCGGGGTAAGGCGGTGCAGGAAAACCTGCTGAAAAACCGGGCCGTGCTGGCCGACTCTTCCAGCCGGGCGGCCCTCGTCGACCTGGCCGACAACGTGTCGGGTCTCACCGAAACCGACCTGAACCTCTACGATGCCCAGGGCGAGCTGCTGGTGAGCAGTCAGCCCCTCATCTTCGAATCGGGGCTGCTGAGCCCGCTGATGAACCCCCAGGCCGCCGCCGCCCTGGCCGAGCAGGCCCAGCCCCGGGTGCTGCTCACCGAGCGGGCCGGCACCCTGTCGTTCAACTCGCTGTATCTGCCCCTGCGCACTACGGTGGGGCCGGAGCGGGCCAACGTGGTGGTGGGCTACGTGGGCATTCCGTTCTTCGACTCCGAGAAAGAACTGGATAACAAGCTGATTGAGCTGATTTCGACCATTCTGAACATCTTCACCGTGATGTTCATCCTGTTTCTGATTCTGACCTTCATTGCCTCTCGCCTGCTGACTTCGCCCCTGAAGGTGCTGACCGAAAAGCTGAAGCACACCACCCTCACCGGGCAGAACGAAATGCTGGCCTACGAGTCGTCGGATGAAATCGGGCTGCTGGTGCGCGAGTACAACGCCATGCTGCTGAAGCTGGAGGAAAGCAAGCAGGAACTGGCCACCCAGGAAAAAGAGGCCGCCTGGCGCGAAATGGCCCGGCAGGTAGCCCACGAAATCAAGAACCCGCTGACGCCGATGAAGCTGAGCCTGCAGTTTCTGCAGAAGGCCATTGCCGAAAAGCGCCCCAACGCCGAGGAGCTTATCGGCAAGATTTCCCAGACCCTGATAACCCAGGTCGACGTGCTCAGCGACATTGCCACTTCGTTCAGCAACTTCACCAACCTGCCCGCCATGCGGCCTGAGCGCCTCGACGTGGCCTCCATCCTGCGCCGCTGCGTGGGTTTGCACCAGGGTGGGGCCCGGGGTGGCAGCATCGAGCTGGAGCTGCCGCAAGAAGCGGAGGAGGGCCGCTACGTGGTGTTTGCCGACGAAAACCTGCTGGTGCGCACTTTCAACAACCTGCTGATAAACGCCCTGCAAGCCGTGCCCGACAGCCGCCGGCCCCTGATTACCGCCTCCATCGAGCCCGTGCCCGACTCGGACCGGGTGCGGGTCTGCATTCAGGACAACGGCGCGGGCATTCCGGAAACCGTGCGCGACAAGGTGTTCGTGCCCAACTTCACGACCAAGGAATCCGGCTCGGGCATCGGGCTGGCGGTGGCCCGGCGCGGCATTGAAAGCGCGGGCGGGCGAATCTGGTTTGAAACCGAGGAAGGCGCAGGAACCACGTTTTGCATTGAGCTGCCGCTGGCCCCGGCTTAG